Proteins encoded within one genomic window of Balaenoptera ricei isolate mBalRic1 chromosome 10, mBalRic1.hap2, whole genome shotgun sequence:
- the LOC132373746 gene encoding LOW QUALITY PROTEIN: keratin, type II cytoskeletal 72-like (The sequence of the model RefSeq protein was modified relative to this genomic sequence to represent the inferred CDS: inserted 3 bases in 2 codons; deleted 1 base in 1 codon), with protein MSRQLHLYPGRERLAFSGXVIPGRVSSSASFRAGVKGAAAFGSRGVFNPGGGRRLALGTXGRAGSVLGPCSVTGGGRLGGFVGTVFGSAGLGPACPSVCPPGGISQVAVSKSLLAHLNVELDPEIQKVRAQEREQIKVLNKFTSFIDKVRILEQQNQVLGTKWELLQQLDPNNCKNSLEAILEGCTSNLRKQLETLSGDRVRLDLGLRNVQDLVEDYRKRYEVEINRRPAAENEFVVLKKDANAACMNKVELQTKVDSLTDDIKFFKCLYEGETPQVQSHISDVSVILSVDSNRDLDLDSIITQVRTQDELIALESKGELSARADFSTVLCSSSLVPQPQIQELQVTADQHGDDLKLTKAEISHLNRWIQRIRLEIGNVEKQVGSLEMAIANAEQWGDWALKDAQAKLDELEAALLQSKQELARMLREYQELALMSTKLALDVEIATYCQLLEGEECRMSGEYPNSVSISVISNTSAGAGGAGFSVGFGTSSSCSCKPSAVDVKTKVFTPQDHGKYDFQSRCP; from the exons ATGAGCCGCCAGCTGCACCTCTACCCCGGCAGGGAGCGCCTGGCCTTCAGCGG CGTCATTCCGGGCCGGGTCAGCAGCTCCGCCTCGTTCCGGGCCGGCGTCAAGGGCGCGGCCGCCTTCGGCAGCAGGGGCGTCTTCAACCCCGGGGGCGGCCGGCGCCTGGCCCTGGGCA GCGGTCGGGCGGGCTCCGTGCTGGGTCCCTGCTCGGTCACCGGCGGCGGCCGCCTGGGCGGCTTCGTGGGCACCGTCTTCGGCAGCGCCGGGCTGGGGCCCGCGTGTCCGTCCGTGTGCCCGCCCGGCGGCATCTCTCAGGTCGCCGTCAGTAAGAGCCTCCTGGCCCACCTCAACGTGGAGCTGGACCCCGAGATCCAGAAGGTGCGCGCCCAGGAGCGGGAGCAGATCAAGGTGCTGAACAAGTTCACCTCCTTCATCGACAAG GTGCGGATCCTGGAGCAGCAGAACCAGGTGCTGGGGACCAAGTGGGAGCTGCTGCAGCAGCTGGACCCGAACAACTGCAAGAACAGCCTGGAGGCCATCCTCGAGGGCTGCACCAGCAACCTGCGCAAGCAGCTGGAGACGCTGTCCGGGGACCGGGTGAGGCTGGACTTGGGGCTGAGGAACGTGCAGGATTTGGTGGAGGACTACAGAAAGAG GTACGAGGTGGAGATTAACAGACGCCCAGCTGCTGAGAATGAGTTTGTGGTGCTCAAGAAG GATGCGAACGCTGCCTGCATGAACAAGGTCGAGCTCCAGACCAAGGTGGACTCCTTGACAGATGATATCAAGTTCTTCAAGTGCCTCTATGAAGGG GAGACCCCTCAGGTCCAGTCCCACATCAGTGACGTGTCCGTCATCCTGTCCGTAGACAGCAACCGGGACCTGGACCTGGACAGCATCATCACCCAGGTCCGCACCCAGGACGAGCTCATCGCCCTGGAGAGCAAGGGCGAGCTGAGTGCCAG GGCTGATTTCTCAACTGTCCTGTGCTCCTCGTCTCTCGTCCCCCAACCTCAGATCCAGGAGCTGCAGGTCACAGCGGACCAGCATGGGGATGACCTCAAACTCACCAAGGCTGAGATCTCCCATCTCAACCGATGGATCCAGAGAATCCGATTGGAGATAGGGAACGTAGAGAAGCAGGTGGGTTCT CTGGAGATGGCCATTGCCAATGCTGAGCAGTGGGGTGACTGGGCCCTGAAGGACGCCCAGGCCAAGCTGGATGAGCTGGAGGCCGCCCTGCTCCAGTCCAAGCAGGAGCTGGCCCGGATGCTGCGAGAGTACCAGGAGCTGGCCCTG ATGAGCACAAAGCTGGCCCTGGACGTGGAGATTGCCACCTACTGCCAGCTGCTGGAGGGCGAGGAGTGCAG gATGTCTGGTGAATATCCAAATTCCGTGAGCATCT CCGTCATCAGCAACACCAGCgctggggcaggaggggctggcTTCAGCGTGGGCTTTGGCACCTCGAGCAGTTGCAGCTGCAAACCCTCGGCGGTGGATGTCAAAACCAAAG TCTTCACACCCCAGGACCATGGCAAATATGACTTCCAATCTCGATGCCCATGA